TTGTGATGCATGCTCGATGATGGTGACGCCGCGAGACGGATCTCGCCGTCATAGCCTTCTCGAGGATGCAATCATGGAGTACGACAAGAATCTTCATCTTGAGGATGACGAGATCATCCGTGCTTTGGCGACGGGTGGTATGGCGTCGAAATATCCGCCAATTCTCACAATGCCGCAGGCCGCTGAGCTAGCGCAATATCCACTAGGCACCATTCGTGACTGGCGTTCTCGCGGTCTTTTATCGCGGTGCAGCTTCCGTCAAGGGCGAGAGGTCCGCATCTGGCGAGACCGATTTATCCGTTTTGTATTCGGTCAGGACCAAGATGTCTCGAAAACTTCCAAACGAAAAGTATGAACTCGTCGGCGAGATCGTTTCGATCTACCGGCGAAAAAATTCCACCAAGTGGTGGGCTTACTGGCGACTCGACGGGTTCCAGAAGAGACGGTCGCTGCGCACAGAACACGTTGGAAAAGCTCGCAAGCTGGCACTTGAGCTCGAGCGGCAGATTATCGCGGGCACTGTGCAAAGCGCCGCCCAGCCTGCCGGCATCGAAGCGGCGATCGAAGAGTATATCGCTTACTTACGGGGCAAGCGTCGCTCCGTGAAAACCGTCGGAAAATACCAGCACTGCTTCTCAATCTTGTTGAAGCTCGCCGAAGAGCGTGGACTCAAGCGTCTGAACCAGATCGATCACCGCTTCGTCGACGCATTCCGAAATCTACGCTCGGAGAAGGCGAAGCCGAAAACGATTAAGAATGACTTGGTCACTATCCGCCAGCTGATAAACTTCGCATTACGGAGAAAACTGATTACTGAAGACCCGCTACATGGCCTGCAGATTGAGAGCG
This sequence is a window from Lacipirellula parvula. Protein-coding genes within it:
- a CDS encoding tyrosine-type recombinase/integrase, with product MTGVLAVFYRGAASVKGERSASGETDLSVLYSVRTKMSRKLPNEKYELVGEIVSIYRRKNSTKWWAYWRLDGFQKRRSLRTEHVGKARKLALELERQIIAGTVQSAAQPAGIEAAIEEYIAYLRGKRRSVKTVGKYQHCFSILLKLAEERGLKRLNQIDHRFVDAFRNLRSEKAKPKTIKNDLVTIRQLINFALRRKLITEDPLHGLQIESAPVTPQPFWTIDQVGQILTAAKPPYQEYFHFLAYTGARAGEAIWLTWDDVDFVNSVIHIRAKEGWKPKTGDQRVVPMGAELREVLVQQPRQWRWVFTARPSAKCPVAGRQISDRRALSHLKTVLKKLQLVGHQHTFRHSFISHALTQGVPEAIVRKWVGHVDARIMKTYTHIADQISQQAMLGLFAKDDKEPRQEHRTSA